A genomic region of Phycisphaerae bacterium contains the following coding sequences:
- a CDS encoding PD-(D/E)XK nuclease-like domain-containing protein — MSAPPHNPPLVSLGQGDYRRDYSAGPVASDSPERPVLGLHFLIREPAEVYHARAKDFLTSHTLNDFRRCPLLYRKKELGLVPERDTTAYLIGRAAHALILEGRQRYEREFAVGGPINPKTGQPFGSQTKTFAEWAARQSRSVLSDAQGALVEQMAAAVRAHCVAGPLFADGVAEGVVRARYGEFPCQARIDWINPHTDVGIVDLKTCDHLDEFELAVRAFDYIHQVAFYRALVALVSSYVVPVHIVAVEKREPFRCGAWHVVASVLDEVQRQNEAAMAELGRCRATGNWFTRYEELRVIDRL, encoded by the coding sequence TCGGTCAAGGGGACTATCGCCGCGACTATTCGGCTGGTCCGGTTGCGTCGGACTCACCGGAGCGCCCGGTGCTGGGGCTTCACTTCCTGATCCGCGAACCCGCCGAGGTCTATCACGCCAGGGCGAAGGACTTCCTGACCTCCCACACCCTTAACGACTTCCGCCGCTGCCCCCTGCTGTACCGCAAGAAGGAACTCGGGCTGGTGCCGGAGCGGGACACGACGGCGTACCTCATCGGTCGCGCCGCGCACGCCCTGATCCTCGAGGGCCGGCAGCGCTACGAGCGCGAGTTCGCCGTCGGTGGCCCGATCAACCCGAAGACGGGCCAGCCGTTCGGCTCGCAGACGAAGACATTCGCGGAATGGGCGGCGCGCCAGAGCAGGTCCGTGCTCAGCGACGCGCAGGGGGCGCTGGTCGAGCAGATGGCGGCGGCGGTGCGTGCGCACTGCGTCGCCGGCCCACTCTTCGCTGACGGCGTGGCCGAGGGCGTGGTGCGGGCGCGCTATGGGGAGTTCCCCTGCCAGGCGCGCATCGACTGGATCAACCCGCACACCGACGTCGGCATCGTCGACCTGAAGACCTGCGACCACCTCGACGAATTCGAGCTGGCCGTCCGCGCCTTCGACTACATCCACCAGGTCGCGTTCTACCGGGCGCTCGTCGCGCTCGTCAGCAGCTACGTCGTCCCCGTGCACATTGTCGCTGTCGAGAAGCGCGAGCCGTTCCGCTGCGGCGCTTGGCATGTCGTCGCGTCGGTACTGGACGAGGTGCAGCGCCAGAACGAAGCCGCGATGGCCGAGCTCGGCCGCTGCCGCGCGACCGGCAACTGGTTCACCCGTTACGAGGAGCTGCGCGTGATTGATCGCCTGTGA
- a CDS encoding ATP-binding protein has translation MTLLEQVQRGRVTAPRRTLVYGTHGIGKSTFGAMAEAPIFLPTEDGLGGIECERFPLAQNCGDVLNALAALYTEPHEYRTLVLDSLDWLQTLIFARICKERNVESIEDIPYGKGYMFALTPWREVLAGLDALRNERGMGIILIAHAQIERFANPETDTYDRYSPRLQKLASALVQEWCDEVLFATYKVLTKTTTESFDRKRVQGLGTGERILRTTERPAHVAKNRLGLPDELPLDYRLYAALVRGENPIVSEPEPAAQGA, from the coding sequence ATGACACTGCTGGAGCAAGTTCAACGGGGCCGCGTCACGGCCCCCCGCCGCACGCTCGTGTACGGCACGCACGGCATCGGCAAGAGCACGTTTGGCGCCATGGCCGAGGCGCCGATCTTCCTCCCGACCGAGGATGGCCTGGGCGGCATCGAGTGCGAGCGCTTCCCGCTCGCGCAGAACTGCGGCGACGTGCTCAATGCCCTGGCAGCCCTCTACACCGAGCCGCATGAGTATCGCACGCTCGTGCTCGACTCGCTCGATTGGCTGCAAACGCTGATCTTCGCCCGCATCTGCAAAGAGCGGAACGTCGAGTCGATCGAGGACATCCCCTACGGCAAGGGCTACATGTTCGCACTGACCCCCTGGCGCGAAGTGCTGGCGGGTCTCGACGCGCTGCGCAATGAGCGCGGCATGGGCATCATCCTGATCGCCCACGCCCAGATCGAGAGGTTCGCCAATCCCGAGACGGACACGTACGACCGCTACAGCCCGCGCTTGCAGAAGCTGGCGTCGGCGCTGGTGCAGGAATGGTGTGACGAAGTCCTGTTCGCCACGTACAAGGTCCTCACCAAGACCACGACCGAGTCCTTCGATCGCAAGCGTGTACAGGGCCTTGGCACCGGCGAACGCATCCTCCGCACCACTGAGCGCCCCGCACACGTGGCGAAGAACCGCCTCGGGCTGCCGGATGAACTCCCCCTCGATTACCGCCTCTACGCCGCGCTCGTGCGCGGTGAAAACCCCATCGTTTCCGAACCCGAACCTGCTGCACAAGGAGCATAG